In the genome of Fundidesulfovibrio soli, one region contains:
- the mlaD gene encoding outer membrane lipid asymmetry maintenance protein MlaD codes for MKSYSIETAVGLFVLAGLLCVGYLSIKLGKMEVFGGDGYVVKARFIDVTGLKEGASVELAGVRVGRVEAIGLSPDKRAILDLRLSTGIKLTDDAIVSIKTNGLIGDKYVKITPGGAGEPVPPGGMLTETESSVDLQDLIGKYVFGGVKEEKK; via the coding sequence ATGAAGAGCTACTCGATTGAAACCGCAGTTGGCCTGTTCGTCCTGGCCGGGCTCCTCTGCGTTGGCTACCTGTCCATCAAGCTCGGGAAGATGGAGGTGTTCGGGGGCGACGGTTACGTGGTCAAGGCCCGGTTCATCGACGTCACCGGACTCAAGGAAGGCGCCAGCGTGGAGTTGGCCGGGGTGCGCGTGGGGAGGGTGGAGGCCATCGGCCTCTCGCCGGACAAGCGCGCCATCCTGGACCTGCGTCTGAGCACGGGCATCAAGCTCACCGACGACGCCATCGTCTCCATCAAGACCAACGGCCTCATCGGCGACAAGTACGTCAAGATCACCCCCGGTGGCGCGGGCGAACCCGTGCCGCCCGGCGGCATGCTGACGGAAACGGAATCTTCCGTGGACCTGCAGGATCTCATCGGCAAGTATGTGTTCGGTGGAGTGAAGGAGGAGAAGAAATGA
- a CDS encoding MlaE family ABC transporter permease → MKALSGILDIPASVGRKALGLAWELGSLSLFVCRGALLVFSLPLQWAKTVQQVFFIGVKSVSVILLIGLFTGMVLGLQGYYTLVKFGAEGLLGVAVALSIIRELGPVLTAIMITGRAGSSMAAELGIMRISEQIDALDAMGVSPVRYLFSPRLAASLICFPLLTAMFDVIGIMGGYLTGVLMLGVSPGIYMARIYDGVVMQDVTSGFVKSAVFAALVASICCYQGYYAHRREGGFGARGVSLATTTAVVASCVSILAADYALTSFLL, encoded by the coding sequence ATGAAAGCACTTTCCGGCATTCTCGATATTCCGGCATCCGTCGGGCGCAAGGCCTTGGGGCTGGCCTGGGAGCTTGGCTCCCTGTCCCTTTTCGTCTGCCGTGGCGCCCTGCTGGTCTTCAGCCTGCCGCTGCAATGGGCCAAGACCGTGCAGCAGGTCTTCTTCATCGGGGTAAAGTCCGTCTCGGTGATCCTGCTCATCGGGCTGTTCACCGGCATGGTATTGGGATTGCAAGGGTATTACACGCTAGTAAAGTTCGGGGCCGAAGGCCTGCTGGGCGTGGCCGTGGCCCTCTCCATCATCCGGGAGCTGGGGCCGGTGCTCACGGCCATCATGATAACCGGGCGGGCGGGCTCCTCCATGGCGGCCGAGCTTGGCATCATGCGTATTTCAGAGCAGATAGACGCCCTTGACGCCATGGGCGTCAGCCCCGTGCGATACCTGTTCAGCCCCCGGCTGGCGGCCTCGCTCATCTGCTTCCCGCTCTTGACGGCAATGTTCGACGTCATCGGGATCATGGGCGGCTACCTGACCGGGGTGCTCATGCTGGGCGTGAGCCCCGGCATCTACATGGCCCGCATATATGACGGCGTGGTCATGCAGGACGTCACCAGCGGATTCGTGAAATCAGCCGTGTTCGCGGCTCTGGTGGCCTCGATCTGCTGTTACCAGGGGTATTACGCCCATCGGCGCGAGGGCGGATTCGGCGCCAGAGGCGTGAGCCTGGCCACCACTACTGCCGTCGTGGCCTCCTGCGTGTCCATACTGGCGGCGGACTATGCACTGACTTCGTTTTTGCTGTGA
- a CDS encoding class I SAM-dependent rRNA methyltransferase: MNLPILHLKKHEERRLKVGHLWVFSNEVDTARSPLASFSPGDQAVVVSARGQALGVGYVNPGSLILARICDQNPGARLGRDWLRERIAQALALREALFPRPYYRMVFGEGDHLPGLVVDRYADVLSVQLLTAGMERLRQDVLDVLDELVRPRAVLLKGDVRSRQLEGLPLEVVAAKGEVPDEVEVLEGEGLYRASLASGQKTGWFYDQRPNRLAILPLCKGRRVLDVFSYVGALGVGAALAGASEAVCVDASGAAVEHVAANAARNNVSQKVRAVKADAQDFLEEMAAKGERFDVISLDPPAFVKRKKDLDHGMGAYHTVNKLAARLLTPDGFLLTASCSQHMEEQQFQRLIVSALAGKRRSQLVWRGGQGPDHPVHPAMPETAYLKSLLFRVTAAHASGDGHSPNP; encoded by the coding sequence ATGAACCTTCCCATTCTCCATTTGAAGAAGCACGAGGAACGCCGCCTCAAGGTGGGGCACCTCTGGGTGTTCTCCAACGAGGTGGACACCGCCCGCAGTCCGCTCGCATCCTTCAGCCCCGGCGACCAGGCGGTTGTGGTCTCTGCGCGCGGCCAGGCGCTTGGCGTCGGCTACGTGAACCCGGGGTCGCTGATCCTGGCGCGCATCTGCGACCAGAACCCTGGCGCACGCCTCGGCAGGGACTGGCTGCGGGAGAGGATTGCCCAGGCCCTTGCCCTGCGCGAGGCGCTCTTCCCACGGCCGTACTACCGCATGGTTTTCGGCGAGGGCGACCACCTGCCCGGCCTGGTTGTGGACCGCTACGCCGACGTGCTGAGCGTGCAGTTGCTCACCGCCGGCATGGAGCGCCTGCGCCAGGACGTGCTGGACGTGCTGGACGAACTGGTGCGCCCCCGTGCGGTTCTGCTCAAGGGCGACGTGCGCTCCCGCCAGTTGGAGGGCCTGCCCCTTGAGGTGGTGGCCGCCAAGGGCGAAGTGCCGGACGAGGTGGAGGTGCTGGAGGGAGAAGGCCTCTACCGGGCAAGCCTGGCCTCGGGCCAGAAGACCGGCTGGTTCTACGACCAGCGGCCCAACCGTCTGGCGATACTCCCCCTGTGCAAGGGCAGGCGCGTGCTGGACGTGTTCAGCTACGTGGGCGCGCTGGGCGTGGGCGCGGCCCTGGCCGGGGCCAGCGAGGCAGTGTGCGTGGACGCCTCCGGCGCGGCCGTCGAGCACGTCGCCGCCAACGCAGCCCGCAACAACGTTTCCCAGAAGGTGCGCGCCGTGAAGGCCGACGCCCAGGACTTCCTGGAGGAGATGGCCGCCAAAGGCGAACGCTTCGATGTCATCAGCCTGGATCCGCCCGCTTTCGTCAAGCGCAAGAAAGACCTGGACCATGGCATGGGAGCCTACCACACCGTCAACAAGCTGGCCGCCAGGCTGCTTACCCCTGACGGATTCCTGCTCACGGCCTCCTGCTCCCAACACATGGAGGAGCAGCAGTTCCAGCGCCTGATCGTCTCGGCCCTGGCCGGAAAGCGACGCTCCCAGCTCGTCTGGCGGGGCGGCCAGGGGCCGGACCACCCGGTGCACCCGGCAATGCCCGAAACGGCCTACTTGAAATCCCTGCTGTTTCGCGTAACGGCTGCACACGCATCCGGTGACGGCCATTCCCCAAATCCATGA